Proteins encoded in a region of the Paenibacillus sp. W2I17 genome:
- a CDS encoding HAD family hydrolase: MTMLQVYGVQIPCKAILFDKDGTLLEFLQLWGPWAETLLSQLQSRMNELGASFTVEREHVLGTIHNAEGHIVGYDPQGPLAIATVDECTGLLAGQLYAAGIPWNEAITTIRQFSSEAMKSVRERKSAEPMPGLLAFLQSCRAADIPLAVVTSDSTAAAETHLDWMGIRSFFTSIVGCDRVTQGKPDREAALLACRELHIDPAEAVVIGDSNGDMQMGRHAEVSYTLGYCPQLDQGSHLVDAHAIVRHYNEISVII, encoded by the coding sequence ATGACCATGCTTCAAGTGTATGGAGTGCAGATCCCATGTAAAGCTATCCTGTTCGATAAAGATGGAACATTACTGGAATTCCTCCAGCTATGGGGGCCGTGGGCAGAGACGTTGCTGAGTCAGTTACAATCACGTATGAATGAGCTTGGAGCTTCATTTACGGTTGAACGGGAGCACGTCCTGGGCACCATTCATAATGCAGAAGGTCACATTGTCGGCTATGATCCGCAAGGTCCACTTGCCATTGCGACTGTGGATGAGTGCACGGGATTACTTGCCGGGCAGTTATATGCGGCAGGCATACCATGGAATGAAGCGATCACAACGATACGCCAATTTTCAAGCGAGGCCATGAAATCGGTAAGAGAGCGCAAATCGGCTGAACCGATGCCAGGATTACTTGCTTTCTTACAGAGTTGCAGGGCAGCAGACATACCTCTGGCAGTTGTTACTTCAGACAGTACAGCGGCAGCAGAAACACATCTGGATTGGATGGGGATACGTTCCTTTTTCACCTCCATTGTGGGCTGTGATCGGGTGACCCAGGGCAAACCGGATAGAGAAGCAGCACTCTTGGCTTGCCGTGAATTACATATCGATCCTGCGGAGGCCGTTGTAATTGGAGACAGCAATGGGGATATGCAGATGGGGCGGCACGCAGAGGTATCCTATACCCTAGGTTACTGCCCGCAGTTAGATCAAGGATCTCACCTGGTTGATGCCCATGCCATTGTTCGTCATTATAATGAGATAAGCGTTATTATATAA
- a CDS encoding alpha/beta fold hydrolase: MRNRYNTGRKKRGIGKFLLVLLALIVIGCGFVAWKLFTPYGPQQTAQAAMETANKVTVNEQENWIDFVPDKPTGKSVLFYPGGLVKPESYAPLAHELAAAGHHTIIAKMPVNLAVLKPNLADEILAAYPDEQFVMGGHSLGGSMAARYVAAHPDALHGIFFLASYPDEKGSVMTLGIPALSILGTKDEVVNMTKYQSGRMYLPVETVYYTIEGGNHAQFGDYGHQKGDGEPEVNGEEQLNQTVKTVLAWLSTIK, from the coding sequence TTGAGAAATCGGTATAATACAGGGCGCAAGAAGAGGGGCATCGGGAAATTCCTGCTCGTACTTCTGGCGCTCATTGTCATTGGATGTGGATTTGTTGCGTGGAAATTATTCACACCATACGGTCCACAGCAAACAGCCCAAGCGGCCATGGAAACAGCCAATAAGGTGACCGTGAACGAACAAGAGAACTGGATTGATTTTGTGCCAGATAAACCGACTGGTAAGAGCGTTCTGTTCTACCCTGGTGGACTGGTAAAACCGGAAAGTTATGCACCACTTGCCCATGAGCTGGCTGCTGCCGGTCATCACACCATTATTGCCAAGATGCCAGTTAACCTGGCAGTGCTTAAGCCAAACTTGGCAGATGAGATTCTGGCCGCATATCCAGACGAACAATTTGTTATGGGTGGACACTCTCTCGGCGGGTCCATGGCTGCACGTTATGTAGCCGCACATCCTGATGCACTTCACGGGATCTTCTTCTTGGCATCTTACCCGGATGAAAAAGGGAGTGTAATGACACTGGGAATACCTGCATTATCCATTTTGGGTACTAAAGATGAGGTTGTGAATATGACCAAGTATCAGAGTGGACGTATGTATTTGCCCGTGGAGACGGTATACTACACCATTGAAGGTGGAAACCACGCCCAGTTCGGTGATTATGGTCATCAAAAAGGAGATGGCGAGCCGGAAGTGAATGGAGAAGAACAGCTGAATCAGACGGTCAAGACAGTACTGGCTTGGTTAAGTACGATTAAGTAG
- a CDS encoding bifunctional 2-keto-4-hydroxyglutarate aldolase/2-keto-3-deoxy-6-phosphogluconate aldolase, translating into MKKLQLLQKITDNGVVAVLRADSADQVIAMAEQAIAGGIKVIEITMTVPSALKAIEKLSRVYHWNTQDPEKFAIIGAGTVLEPQTARAAIMSGAEFVVGPSLNPDTVQICNLYRIPILPGVMTIADVQRALELGVDIVKLFPGNLYDPSIIKTMKGPMPQANFMPTGGVSLSNLGDWIKGGAVAVGIGSDLTSEAVKTGDLSHVRRKAEQYMDAYRKAKAE; encoded by the coding sequence ATGAAGAAACTTCAGCTGTTGCAAAAGATTACGGACAATGGGGTTGTGGCAGTTCTGCGTGCAGATTCTGCTGATCAAGTCATTGCCATGGCCGAGCAAGCGATTGCGGGTGGCATTAAAGTTATCGAGATTACGATGACAGTACCCAGTGCACTCAAAGCCATTGAAAAATTAAGCCGTGTATACCATTGGAACACACAAGATCCAGAGAAATTCGCGATTATTGGTGCGGGAACGGTGCTTGAACCGCAAACGGCAAGAGCGGCTATCATGTCTGGTGCCGAGTTTGTAGTCGGACCTTCCCTGAACCCGGATACGGTTCAGATCTGCAACCTGTATCGAATTCCGATTCTGCCGGGTGTGATGACGATTGCTGATGTTCAACGCGCATTGGAACTCGGCGTGGACATTGTGAAGTTGTTCCCGGGTAATCTGTATGATCCTTCGATTATCAAAACGATGAAGGGCCCTATGCCGCAGGCGAATTTTATGCCAACTGGCGGGGTATCCTTGTCTAATCTGGGGGATTGGATCAAGGGTGGAGCAGTCGCTGTAGGGATCGGCTCCGACTTGACATCGGAAGCTGTGAAGACGGGTGACCTGAGTCATGTCCGTCGCAAAGCGGAACAATATATGGATGCTTACCGCAAGGCCAAGGCTGAATAA
- the ilvD gene encoding dihydroxy-acid dehydratase gives MSAKKMRSDMIKKGFDRAPHRSLLRAAGVKEEDFGKPFIAVCNSYIDIVPGHVHLQEFGKIVKDAIREAGGVPFEFNTIGVDDGIAMGHIGMRYSLPSRDIIADSVETVVSAHWFDGMVCIPNCDKITPGMMMGALRCNIPTVFVSGGPMKAGRDSNGKALSLTSVFEGVGAYQAGKIDDKSLLELEQFGCPTCGSCSGMFTANSMNCLAEAMGLAMPGNGTILAVAPERREFVKQSAKQLMELIKMDLKPRDIVTVEAIDNAFALDMAMGGSTNTVLHTLALAHEAGIEYPIERINEVANRVPHLAKLAPASDLHIEDVHNAGGVSAVLNELLKKPGAIHGDCITVTGKTIRENVEGKEIQDTNVIHHLDNPHSEKGGLAVLFGNLAPQGAIIKVGAVDASVGGYHKGPAICFDSQEQALEGIANGKVKEGHVVVIRYEGPKGGPGMPEMLAPTSQIVGMGLGAKVGLITDGRFSGASRGISIGHISPEAAEGGPIAFVEEGDIIELDLNNRIIELHISDEEFERRRAGWKGFEPKVKTGYLARYSKLVTNASNGGVLSI, from the coding sequence ATGTCAGCCAAGAAGATGCGTTCCGATATGATCAAAAAAGGTTTTGACCGTGCACCACACCGGAGTTTGCTCCGCGCAGCGGGCGTTAAAGAAGAGGATTTCGGCAAGCCGTTTATTGCCGTATGTAACTCATACATCGATATCGTGCCCGGCCACGTCCACCTTCAGGAATTCGGTAAAATTGTAAAGGATGCTATTCGTGAAGCCGGTGGCGTTCCATTCGAATTCAACACCATCGGAGTAGATGATGGTATTGCCATGGGACACATTGGTATGCGTTACTCGCTGCCAAGCCGTGACATTATCGCGGATTCCGTGGAAACGGTTGTATCTGCTCACTGGTTCGACGGCATGGTATGTATCCCGAACTGCGATAAAATTACACCCGGCATGATGATGGGGGCACTTCGCTGTAATATCCCTACCGTGTTTGTCAGCGGTGGACCGATGAAAGCCGGTCGTGACAGCAATGGTAAAGCTCTGTCCTTGACCTCTGTATTTGAAGGCGTAGGTGCTTACCAAGCAGGTAAAATCGATGATAAGAGCTTGCTTGAACTTGAACAGTTTGGCTGTCCAACATGTGGATCATGTTCCGGTATGTTTACTGCAAACTCCATGAACTGTCTGGCTGAAGCGATGGGACTGGCTATGCCAGGTAACGGAACCATCCTGGCTGTTGCTCCTGAGCGTCGTGAGTTTGTTAAACAATCTGCTAAACAACTGATGGAACTTATTAAAATGGATCTGAAACCACGTGATATCGTTACTGTAGAAGCGATCGATAACGCGTTTGCACTGGATATGGCGATGGGTGGATCTACGAATACAGTACTGCACACGCTGGCACTGGCTCATGAAGCAGGCATCGAGTATCCAATTGAGCGCATCAATGAAGTAGCTAACCGCGTTCCGCATCTGGCGAAACTGGCACCTGCTTCCGATCTTCACATCGAAGACGTTCACAATGCAGGCGGCGTAAGCGCAGTGCTGAACGAATTGCTCAAGAAACCAGGCGCAATTCATGGTGACTGCATTACTGTAACGGGTAAAACGATCCGTGAGAACGTTGAAGGAAAAGAAATCCAGGATACAAATGTCATCCACCATCTGGATAACCCGCATTCCGAAAAAGGCGGCCTGGCTGTATTGTTTGGTAACCTTGCACCACAAGGCGCTATCATCAAAGTTGGTGCAGTTGATGCTTCGGTTGGCGGATACCACAAAGGTCCTGCCATCTGCTTTGACTCCCAGGAGCAAGCGCTCGAAGGTATTGCTAACGGCAAAGTAAAAGAAGGACATGTTGTTGTTATCCGTTATGAAGGACCAAAAGGCGGACCAGGTATGCCTGAGATGCTGGCTCCTACTTCCCAGATCGTAGGTATGGGATTGGGTGCCAAAGTTGGTCTGATCACCGATGGACGCTTCTCTGGCGCATCCCGCGGAATCAGTATCGGACATATCTCACCAGAAGCAGCTGAAGGTGGTCCAATCGCCTTTGTTGAAGAAGGGGACATCATCGAGCTGGATCTGAACAACCGTATCATCGAATTGCACATCAGTGACGAAGAGTTTGAACGTCGTCGCGCAGGTTGGAAAGGCTTTGAACCGAAAGTAAAAACCGGTTACCTGGCTCGTTATTCCAAACTGGTTACCAATGCAAGCAACGGTGGCGTCCTGAGTATCTAA
- a CDS encoding penicillin-binding protein 2 has protein sequence MRLGWVQIVQVNQTMPGLHRTVREMSVLQRERGVMLDPGRGQFTDYKGEALTGKLQWGLVLFPQASPLEKLRKQGALEGSEMTQLAAILHTDLDQLKKEWNQESILHFWTAGTHQPVHLTAAQVERLRSLHLQGAGIYPMMTRYLQGHTGMQWMGYLAEQPESSKVLTGHQDEVKQPFAMKSGAAGLERTLEPLLRGIGPTLVSRMVSGGGEIIPDIQPHVIAPTNSHYPLRVETTVDAELQRGLEELTQESGLQEGAIVVLDAANADVRAMISRPFYQPQHVNPKESSWGNRAVQGAVPGSIFKIVTAAAALEYHAVSNGEEFHCGGEYGRYGLSCWKEHGHGDLNLEQGFAESCNIVFAETARRLSMEQLENTADRLGLARPIGWEGKQMAGMPVLRHFDHEDQGRVRTEAVTDADEGAKIQTAIGQRDVLVTPLQAANLIVTLLHDGKVSAPRLVKRIRYADGGTMLEMPLHDSPSASGQIAPATAHKLLSWMNKVVREGTGKSLQRARWHVAGKSGTAQVQKHGEKRNNQWFIGYGPVEQPKYAVAVLVQNVSPGSQHQATALFRKVMDYLAESS, from the coding sequence TTGCGATTGGGATGGGTCCAGATCGTTCAGGTGAATCAGACGATGCCTGGATTACACCGAACGGTACGTGAAATGTCTGTATTGCAGCGTGAACGCGGGGTGATGCTTGACCCGGGGCGTGGACAATTTACGGATTACAAGGGTGAGGCGTTGACCGGTAAGCTGCAATGGGGGCTGGTTCTTTTTCCACAGGCAAGTCCATTAGAGAAATTACGCAAGCAAGGGGCATTAGAAGGCTCCGAGATGACACAGTTGGCAGCTATATTACATACCGATCTGGATCAATTGAAGAAGGAATGGAATCAGGAAAGTATACTTCATTTCTGGACAGCAGGTACACATCAACCTGTTCATTTGACCGCTGCCCAGGTGGAGCGTCTACGTAGTTTGCACCTGCAAGGAGCTGGCATTTATCCAATGATGACAAGGTATCTTCAGGGGCATACAGGAATGCAATGGATGGGTTATCTGGCTGAACAGCCTGAGTCCTCCAAAGTTCTAACTGGGCATCAGGATGAAGTGAAACAGCCATTTGCCATGAAATCAGGGGCAGCTGGACTGGAGAGGACACTTGAACCCCTATTAAGGGGAATTGGCCCTACGCTTGTATCACGCATGGTCTCGGGTGGTGGAGAGATTATCCCTGATATTCAGCCGCATGTCATTGCACCGACCAATAGCCATTATCCTTTACGTGTAGAAACCACAGTGGATGCTGAGTTACAGCGTGGGTTGGAGGAGTTGACGCAAGAATCTGGATTACAGGAAGGGGCCATTGTTGTGTTAGATGCCGCTAATGCAGATGTTCGCGCCATGATCTCCCGCCCTTTCTATCAGCCACAACATGTGAACCCTAAAGAATCGTCCTGGGGGAATCGTGCAGTACAGGGAGCCGTACCAGGTTCCATTTTCAAAATTGTCACTGCCGCTGCTGCTTTGGAGTATCATGCGGTTTCTAACGGAGAAGAATTCCATTGCGGTGGTGAGTACGGAAGATATGGGCTGTCTTGCTGGAAGGAGCATGGACATGGAGACCTGAATCTGGAGCAAGGATTCGCTGAGTCTTGCAACATCGTATTCGCGGAAACGGCGCGCAGGCTTAGTATGGAACAACTGGAGAACACGGCTGATCGTCTGGGACTCGCGCGTCCGATTGGATGGGAGGGGAAGCAGATGGCAGGAATGCCCGTGTTACGACACTTTGATCATGAGGATCAAGGGCGTGTGAGAACAGAGGCTGTTACTGATGCTGATGAAGGTGCGAAAATACAGACAGCAATCGGTCAGCGCGATGTCTTGGTCACACCGCTGCAAGCTGCCAATCTGATCGTTACATTGTTACATGATGGAAAGGTTAGTGCCCCACGTCTCGTTAAGCGCATCCGATATGCGGATGGTGGCACCATGCTGGAGATGCCCTTGCATGATTCACCTTCAGCATCAGGACAGATTGCTCCCGCAACAGCGCATAAACTGTTATCCTGGATGAATAAGGTAGTTCGTGAGGGAACAGGAAAATCCCTGCAGCGTGCACGGTGGCATGTTGCAGGGAAATCAGGTACAGCTCAGGTACAGAAACATGGAGAGAAGCGCAACAATCAATGGTTCATTGGTTATGGACCGGTAGAACAACCCAAATATGCTGTAGCTGTTCTTGTTCAAAATGTCTCTCCTGGCAGCCAACATCAGGCGACGGCTCTCTTCAGGAAGGTGATGGACTACTTGGCTGAGTCCTCATGA
- a CDS encoding sugar kinase has protein sequence MSTSPYPSPEIITFGESMGLLTAKDTRGLEYAATLDKSFGGAESNLAIGVSRLGHTSGWFGRLGNDPIGSMILKAIRGEGVDVSRVRLSDHEPTGLMIRENASGKASVHYYRKLSAASAITPDDLDPDYIAGAKILHVTGITAAISPSGLATVEAAIHIAKQAGVKVSFDPNLRLKLWSADEARPVILRIAELADYFLPGLDEMKLLYNEENDQKVLERLSALNAVCIVKGGPDLTYVLANGTLTEVPYFKADNVLDTVGAGDGFCAGFLSGILKGYSPQEATRLGNLTGSMVIQAVGDWEALPTWGQVEAKLNNVAHVER, from the coding sequence ATGTCAACGAGTCCCTATCCAAGCCCGGAAATTATTACGTTTGGGGAGAGTATGGGTTTGCTGACTGCCAAGGATACAAGAGGGCTGGAATATGCAGCCACACTGGACAAGTCTTTCGGGGGTGCTGAGAGCAATCTGGCTATTGGCGTATCCCGCCTGGGGCATACCAGTGGTTGGTTTGGACGCTTGGGCAATGATCCGATTGGCAGTATGATTCTGAAAGCCATTCGCGGTGAAGGCGTAGATGTATCCCGGGTAAGGTTAAGTGATCACGAGCCCACTGGTTTGATGATTCGTGAGAACGCTTCCGGGAAAGCCTCGGTCCATTATTATAGGAAGCTATCTGCTGCAAGTGCGATCACACCTGATGATCTGGATCCCGACTATATTGCCGGGGCGAAGATATTGCACGTTACGGGTATAACGGCAGCGATAAGCCCGTCGGGACTTGCTACGGTAGAGGCTGCCATACATATTGCCAAACAGGCAGGGGTGAAAGTAAGCTTTGATCCGAATCTGCGTCTCAAACTATGGTCTGCGGATGAGGCCCGTCCGGTTATACTGCGTATAGCTGAACTGGCGGACTACTTTTTACCGGGGCTGGACGAGATGAAACTTCTATATAACGAAGAAAATGATCAAAAAGTACTTGAGCGTTTATCTGCCCTGAATGCTGTGTGCATTGTGAAGGGTGGCCCTGATTTGACCTACGTATTGGCGAATGGTACCCTAACTGAAGTTCCGTACTTTAAGGCGGATAATGTTCTGGATACGGTAGGAGCAGGAGATGGATTCTGCGCGGGATTTTTATCGGGTATATTAAAAGGATACTCCCCGCAGGAAGCAACCCGTCTCGGCAATTTGACCGGTTCCATGGTTATACAGGCTGTTGGCGATTGGGAGGCGCTCCCGACGTGGGGGCAGGTCGAGGCCAAGCTGAACAACGTTGCCCATGTTGAGCGTTAG
- a CDS encoding acyltransferase family protein translates to MKNQTLIRDDQESFFYNLRFMLIVCVLAGNALEPLITRFAGAEALFLWIYTFHMPLFVWVTGYFATHSLQGASGRNVLKQIALQYVLFQSLYALMDFTVFHTPHMRLSFFAPYLLLWFLASHFCWRLLLRLTISWKPIYRLIGSIALGVIAGYLPIDGFWLSFSRTFVFLPFFVIGYDYGATIRSHLLSGWGRKTAAILSAALLVWIGYGGLNISSGWLLGSMTYAELGHHEWYAGIFRLGVYLLEIASAALFLAWVPSFTSRLTDLGRRTLYVFLLHGFLVRLAIWSGVYSYMGSSAYIPVILVIAVLFAVTLALPAVRHTFKPLIEPDISRFSFNQHEVFKRSA, encoded by the coding sequence ATGAAAAATCAGACACTGATCCGGGACGATCAGGAATCTTTCTTTTACAATCTGCGCTTTATGCTTATCGTCTGTGTCCTTGCTGGTAATGCACTTGAACCACTCATCACACGTTTTGCAGGAGCGGAAGCTCTGTTCCTGTGGATATATACGTTTCACATGCCGCTCTTTGTATGGGTAACCGGGTATTTTGCGACACACTCACTCCAAGGTGCATCTGGGCGAAACGTCCTGAAGCAGATTGCACTACAGTATGTACTGTTTCAGTCCTTATACGCATTGATGGACTTTACCGTATTCCACACACCCCATATGCGGCTATCCTTCTTTGCACCTTACTTGCTGTTATGGTTTCTCGCAAGTCATTTCTGTTGGCGACTGTTGCTTCGTCTGACGATTTCCTGGAAACCGATATATCGGCTGATTGGATCGATTGCGCTTGGTGTAATTGCCGGGTATTTGCCCATCGACGGGTTCTGGCTCAGCTTCAGCCGTACGTTTGTATTTCTGCCGTTTTTTGTCATCGGTTATGACTATGGAGCAACCATCCGTTCACATTTATTATCCGGTTGGGGGCGAAAAACCGCAGCCATCCTCTCTGCTGCACTGTTGGTATGGATCGGGTATGGTGGTTTGAACATTTCATCCGGATGGTTACTCGGCAGCATGACGTACGCCGAACTGGGTCACCACGAATGGTATGCCGGCATCTTCCGACTTGGAGTCTACCTATTGGAGATCGCATCGGCAGCACTGTTCTTGGCCTGGGTACCTTCCTTCACTTCCAGACTGACGGACCTTGGACGACGCACACTCTATGTATTCCTGCTGCATGGTTTTCTCGTTCGCCTCGCCATCTGGTCCGGAGTCTACAGTTATATGGGAAGCTCGGCGTATATTCCAGTTATACTGGTCATTGCCGTACTCTTCGCAGTCACACTGGCTCTGCCGGCTGTACGTCACACGTTCAAACCCTTAATTGAACCGGATATATCCCGATTTTCTTTCAATCAACATGAGGTGTTTAAACGATCGGCCTAA
- a CDS encoding AI-2E family transporter, protein MLPLYKKYGRTVFDIALLVLTVYVIMYGFSQLYHVAAPVFLSFIVYWMIEPLAKFLHRKGLPKTLGAAISVLLFLALIVAAFFGVGLIIISQISNLQDNFPVYIEMIQREFTNLVLFIQDKSDALPDGVMEKANDYFATLTGFLSKWVTSGAQFVVGFLSSFSSFITNFGIAIILAFFLSIEIESWRKFARAKTPKTLKLAIEFMRNHVFKTIRSYLKAQMIMMLITFVLIYAGLLILGTSNAFTIAAVCAVFDLVPLLGVPVVFIPWIVYLFIIGNSSLAIGLIVILAVTMLTRQLLEPKISGNSIGVSSAYLMLSFMLISLSIFGLAGVVLSPVLLILLKELLQQGYLQKWIHLPKDEFESSPLVMDPPVNKASSNSAESTVQRPVSAKNHEDSAK, encoded by the coding sequence ATGCTACCGCTTTACAAAAAATACGGGCGAACCGTCTTTGACATCGCGTTGCTCGTATTAACCGTGTATGTGATCATGTACGGTTTCAGTCAATTATACCATGTGGCTGCACCGGTCTTTCTATCATTCATTGTGTATTGGATGATTGAACCGCTGGCCAAATTTTTACATCGCAAAGGATTGCCCAAGACACTTGGAGCCGCCATCTCCGTCTTGTTGTTTCTTGCATTAATTGTCGCTGCCTTTTTTGGGGTAGGCTTGATTATCATTTCACAAATTTCCAATCTTCAAGATAATTTCCCTGTATACATTGAAATGATACAACGTGAATTCACCAATCTGGTGTTATTCATTCAGGACAAGTCAGACGCTCTCCCTGATGGAGTTATGGAAAAAGCGAATGATTATTTTGCAACACTGACCGGGTTCCTGTCCAAATGGGTAACTAGCGGCGCGCAATTCGTCGTAGGTTTCCTCAGTTCATTCTCTTCGTTTATTACGAACTTCGGAATTGCGATTATTCTGGCATTTTTCCTCAGTATCGAGATTGAATCCTGGCGCAAGTTCGCCCGTGCGAAAACGCCCAAAACATTAAAGTTAGCTATTGAATTCATGCGTAATCACGTGTTCAAGACAATCCGCTCGTATCTGAAGGCACAGATGATCATGATGCTCATTACATTTGTATTGATTTATGCAGGTTTGTTGATTTTGGGAACCTCTAATGCCTTTACCATTGCAGCAGTCTGTGCGGTTTTTGATCTGGTACCATTGCTTGGCGTTCCTGTTGTGTTTATTCCATGGATCGTCTACTTATTCATTATTGGCAATAGCAGCCTGGCGATTGGCCTGATTGTGATTCTGGCAGTGACGATGCTGACACGGCAGTTGCTGGAACCGAAAATATCGGGTAACTCGATTGGTGTATCTTCGGCGTACTTGATGCTTTCGTTTATGCTGATCTCGCTTTCGATCTTTGGCCTGGCTGGTGTAGTGTTATCTCCAGTGCTCCTGATCCTTCTGAAAGAACTGTTACAACAAGGGTACCTGCAAAAGTGGATTCACCTGCCAAAAGATGAATTTGAGTCCTCTCCATTAGTGATGGACCCACCTGTGAATAAGGCCTCATCGAATTCTGCCGAATCTACTGTACAACGTCCCGTTTCTGCGAAGAATCATGAGGACTCAGCCAAGTAG
- a CDS encoding polysaccharide deacetylase family protein — protein sequence MTTILHSILLWLLYLSSFYAFIPSLISRLFGFRVFRRGRSDTQFALTFDDGPDPHYTPRLLDLLRQHQAKATFFVVGEHAASHPELIQRIHEEGHLIGIHNYIHKTNWLMRPRTVRDQIQRTGQIIHEVTGVKTCYYRPPWGIMNLFDFFSKKERKIVLWSSMFEDWRSRVGAQRLTERMLKELRGGEVMLLHDRGTTLGADAHAPEQMLQALEVVLQEAERLGLQSVRVDTLMGGITVSESQNKTQLQTPLKLWKRIVVALWLGWEKLFHWVYHLRTASPEDPMLHFRSRVYHGARVEMNDGHVIQNGDPVIELHFDNQKLFELGVTSRSSMHLAIRMIRTMEQQLPDLARMVALEPELQSAKAIYGVSMINRGPEKFGFTIQELPPGPFSAASKVYLKLLLSVIHPAGTKRLKQRAEQLVPKMIAMPLDLLLERYGQHMMQVAATVEESRDESLLIEQEILPERN from the coding sequence ATGACAACGATACTTCATAGTATTTTACTGTGGTTATTGTATCTTTCATCTTTTTACGCCTTTATTCCAAGTTTGATCAGCAGGCTTTTTGGTTTTCGTGTATTTCGACGGGGAAGAAGTGATACACAATTTGCATTAACATTTGACGATGGGCCAGATCCACATTATACGCCGAGATTGCTCGATCTGCTTCGTCAGCATCAAGCAAAAGCCACATTTTTTGTCGTTGGAGAACATGCAGCGAGTCATCCTGAACTCATACAGCGCATACATGAGGAAGGTCATCTTATTGGCATTCATAATTATATTCACAAGACGAACTGGCTCATGCGGCCACGTACCGTTCGAGATCAGATTCAGCGAACAGGTCAGATTATTCATGAAGTAACCGGCGTGAAGACTTGTTATTATCGTCCACCGTGGGGGATTATGAATTTGTTTGATTTTTTCAGCAAGAAAGAACGAAAGATTGTACTGTGGTCTTCTATGTTTGAAGACTGGAGAAGCCGAGTAGGTGCCCAGAGATTGACCGAACGGATGCTGAAGGAACTGAGAGGCGGAGAGGTCATGTTGCTGCATGATCGAGGAACGACCCTTGGTGCTGATGCACACGCGCCGGAGCAGATGCTTCAGGCGCTGGAAGTCGTCTTGCAGGAAGCTGAACGGCTAGGCCTGCAAAGCGTACGCGTTGATACGTTGATGGGAGGTATCACAGTGAGCGAATCTCAGAACAAAACGCAATTACAGACACCATTGAAGCTATGGAAACGAATCGTTGTTGCCTTATGGCTGGGCTGGGAGAAGTTGTTCCACTGGGTATATCATCTACGGACGGCTTCGCCAGAGGACCCCATGCTGCACTTCAGATCACGTGTATATCACGGAGCACGGGTGGAGATGAATGACGGCCATGTCATTCAAAATGGAGATCCGGTGATAGAACTGCATTTTGACAATCAAAAGTTGTTTGAACTTGGAGTGACATCACGTTCCAGTATGCATTTGGCTATTCGCATGATTCGGACCATGGAACAGCAATTGCCGGATCTGGCACGCATGGTGGCACTCGAACCTGAGTTACAATCTGCCAAGGCCATATACGGTGTGAGTATGATTAACAGAGGTCCGGAAAAATTCGGATTTACCATACAAGAATTGCCTCCTGGACCGTTCAGTGCTGCATCTAAAGTATACCTGAAACTGCTCTTAAGTGTGATCCATCCTGCCGGAACCAAACGCCTGAAACAGCGTGCAGAACAATTGGTACCCAAGATGATTGCCATGCCGCTGGATCTACTGTTGGAACGTTACGGTCAACATATGATGCAGGTGGCAGCAACGGTAGAAGAATCCAGAGATGAATCGTTGTTAATTGAACAAGAGATACTGCCAGAGCGGAACTAA